One Bacteroidota bacterium genomic window carries:
- a CDS encoding Na/Pi symporter, with product MNNSENINLLLIALNLIAGLVIFIFGVSNMSEGLKGVGTERMKVLLGKTTNNIFVAILVGIIITTLLQSSSATIIMLIAMVNAQLLTSRQSLGVILGSNIGTTIISQIIAYNIGEYAAVPLIIGLIIFLTFKTEKAKHIGKSILGMGLIFFGLQYIGQSAEPLKNLQSFTTMMTQIQNPYWGAFVGAITTLIIQASSATIGITLSLANQGLITLPGAIAVMLGAEIGTCFDTLMASVGRSREALRAGVFHLFFNMVSVFAGIILINPLVKLILFISGEAPLARQIANGHVIFNIFGVLLFVGFVPLISKVLLKIIPDKK from the coding sequence ATGAATAACTCTGAAAATATAAACTTGCTTTTAATCGCTCTCAATCTAATTGCCGGTTTGGTTATATTTATTTTTGGTGTTTCCAATATGTCTGAAGGACTGAAAGGTGTTGGTACTGAGAGAATGAAAGTACTTCTTGGCAAAACCACCAACAATATATTTGTTGCTATTCTTGTTGGTATAATCATCACCACACTTCTTCAATCTTCCTCTGCTACTATCATCATGCTTATTGCCATGGTAAATGCTCAGCTTTTAACATCGCGTCAATCACTAGGAGTTATCTTAGGTTCAAACATCGGAACTACTATCATAAGCCAGATTATTGCTTATAACATTGGCGAATATGCTGCTGTTCCATTAATAATAGGGTTAATCATTTTCCTCACCTTTAAAACAGAAAAAGCAAAACACATAGGTAAAAGTATTTTAGGAATGGGCTTGATTTTTTTCGGACTGCAATACATTGGACAATCTGCAGAACCACTAAAAAATTTACAGTCATTTACTACAATGATGACGCAAATTCAAAATCCCTATTGGGGTGCGTTTGTGGGTGCTATAACAACATTAATCATTCAGGCATCATCTGCCACTATTGGCATCACACTGTCTCTTGCCAATCAAGGTCTTATTACTTTACCCGGTGCAATTGCGGTAATGCTTGGTGCTGAAATCGGAACTTGCTTCGATACTTTAATGGCATCAGTGGGTCGTTCAAGAGAAGCCCTTAGAGCAGGAGTCTTTCATTTGTTCTTCAATATGGTATCTGTATTCGCAGGAATTATTTTGATAAACCCACTCGTAAAACTTATTCTTTTCATTTCTGGTGAAGCACCGCTTGCTCGGCAAATCGCAAACGGTCATGTAATCTTTAATATTTTTGGTGTGTTACTTTTTGTTGGTTTTGTTCCCTTGATTTCAAAAGTTCTTTTAAAAATAATTCCAGATAAAAAATGA